The proteins below are encoded in one region of Silene latifolia isolate original U9 population chromosome 2, ASM4854445v1, whole genome shotgun sequence:
- the LOC141640185 gene encoding uncharacterized protein LOC141640185 — translation MDCTILIERVVARIRSIRARKLSYAGRLTLVNSVLNTLHNYWGSIFLIPKAVVRRIEAICRSYFWDGGSEYQRAPLIAWIRLWVQWVHHIYLKDQDWHSYVPPADSNWNWRNICKVKGLISSGYVNNHWGGHPSVGWYKDVWDDWCVPKHSIICWLIKQEALNTREKLFRLQISDSNRCVICEDGIETHEHLFSRCKYSEQIKEQLESWLQI, via the exons ATGGACTGCACCATTTTGATTGAAAGAGTTGTGGCCAGAATTAGGAGCATTAGGGCTAGGAAATTGAGCTATGCAGGAAGATTGACCCTAGTAAATTCTGTTTTGAATACTTTGCATAATTATTGGGGTTCTATTTTTCTAATCCCAAAAGCAGTAGTAAGGAGAATTGAGGCCATCTGCAGGAGTTATTTTTGGGATGGTGGGTCTGAATATCAGAGGGCCCCCTTGATTGCCTGGATAAG GTTATGGGTTCAATGGGTGCATCATATATATTTAAAAGATCAGGATTGGCATTCTTATGTTCCTCCTGCTGATTCCAACTGGAATTGGAGGAATATTTGTAAAGTTAAGGGTCTGATTTCCAGTGGGTATGTGAATAATCATTGG GGAGGACACCCCTCTGTTGGTTGGTATAAGGATGTTTGGGATGATTGGTGTGTTCCTAAGCATTCTATTATTTGCTGGTTGATTAAGCAAGAGGCTCTTAACACACGTGAGAAGCTGTTCAGATTACAGATTAGTGATAGCAACCGGTGTGTGATTTGTGAAGATGGAATTGAAACGCATGAGCATCTATTCAGTAGGTGCAAATACAGTGAACAGATAAAAGAACAATTGGAGAGTTGGTTACAGATTTAG
- the LOC141640177 gene encoding auxin-responsive protein SAUR50-like: protein MAIYKRDSKKNKMIKLKLVMEKLQRSLSLSKKSPSFDMGEIYEHGNDGGCRLGDSSYYVPKDVKEGHFAVVAMEEDGGVARRFVVPLKYLTQPLFLDLLERAAEVYGFDHRGALTIPCHPSEIERILAQ, encoded by the coding sequence atggcGATATATAAGCGCGATTCTAAGAAAAATAAGATGATAAAGCTAAAGCTAGTCATGGAGAAGCTACAAAGGAGTCTTTCACTAAGCAAGAAATCACCATCATTTGATATGGGTGAGATTTATGAGCATGGTAATGATGGTGGATGTAGACTCGGTGATTCGAGCTACTACGTGCCAAAGGATGTTAAAGAAGGGCATTTCGCGGTGGTTGCAATGGAGGAAGATGGTGGCGTTGCGAGACGGTTTGTAGTGCCACTTAAGTACTTAACGCAACCGTTGTTTCTTGATTTATTGGAAAGGGCGGCCGAGGTGTATGGGTTTGATCATAGAGGTGCACTCACTATACCTTGCCATCCTAGTGAGATTGAGAGGATATTGGCTCAATAA